A single region of the Bacillus cereus genome encodes:
- a CDS encoding M56 family metallopeptidase, whose protein sequence is MIDMLINVYLPHFFDWLIETSLMASILVGFILCIKILFRNKLTPRWQYMLWIVLMIRLLLPWSPDSSYSIYSLLSYSSSVSEVIPKNMPSTESKVNIESDRKVELETNSETMTKNNELEVNASAEQQPPFSLYKLALYVWLAGVIVLAAITFITNRRLYSYIKKQPDITDEQVVTVFNRCKQTMKMKKAVSLHLAGKISSPTVFSFFRPKVLLSKKHMKVLNEQQLQYVFYHELAHIKRNDVAVNWIMYSLILLNWFNPILWYAYFCMREDQELACDAYALTFIDKEEQIAYGHTIITLLEHYSYQAPSLANLSRNKRTLKRRIVMIKKFQKKSYRLSLLGVITIVAIAGGFLLNARITEGDERPEEKIVEKKQSKAAFEKAIETVLGTPENASREWGMSIKSYKRNTDFLYLAEKNFTKEEFDEYVQFFKEAQEIRKKAMVKKNVPENYDGDTKEFKPERLKKVDQERLATIEKKLKPLGDKLEKSLTYTIEEAKNHVPFQIKQPTYITEGYELKREWADSYFGRDVELVIKSEYTKGKYGFTIYQSRMYAGGNKDPLHYMMPGEDNLESYSLDGKGMVYNKSSHGEGKLRGLKMFVPKQGKNSEYQIVIVNDIFTRDTKIYEEIIDDELTKKEMEKILLSMSK, encoded by the coding sequence ATGATAGACATGCTTATAAATGTATACCTTCCTCATTTTTTTGATTGGCTTATAGAAACGTCACTTATGGCTAGCATATTAGTTGGTTTTATTTTATGTATAAAAATTTTATTTAGAAATAAATTAACGCCCAGGTGGCAATATATGCTGTGGATTGTATTAATGATTAGACTCCTTTTACCATGGTCACCAGATAGCTCGTATAGCATTTATTCATTACTTTCCTATAGTTCTAGTGTATCGGAAGTTATTCCAAAAAATATGCCGTCTACTGAGAGTAAAGTGAACATAGAAAGCGACCGTAAAGTGGAATTGGAAACAAATTCTGAAACTATGACAAAAAATAATGAACTTGAAGTAAACGCGAGTGCGGAACAACAGCCTCCATTTTCTTTATACAAACTTGCTCTATATGTTTGGCTAGCTGGAGTAATCGTATTAGCAGCCATCACGTTTATTACAAATAGACGTTTATATTCGTACATAAAGAAACAACCGGATATTACGGATGAACAGGTCGTTACAGTGTTTAATCGCTGTAAGCAGACTATGAAAATGAAGAAGGCAGTTTCATTGCATCTAGCAGGGAAAATATCAAGTCCAACTGTTTTCAGTTTCTTCCGTCCGAAAGTATTACTATCAAAAAAACATATGAAAGTATTAAATGAGCAACAATTACAATATGTCTTTTACCATGAGTTAGCTCATATTAAGAGAAACGATGTAGCTGTAAATTGGATTATGTACAGTTTAATCTTATTAAATTGGTTCAATCCGATTCTTTGGTACGCCTATTTTTGTATGCGAGAAGATCAAGAATTAGCCTGTGATGCATATGCACTTACTTTTATAGATAAAGAGGAGCAAATTGCATACGGTCATACAATTATTACTCTTTTAGAACATTATTCCTATCAAGCACCAAGCCTAGCAAATTTAAGTAGAAATAAACGAACACTAAAAAGGAGAATCGTTATGATTAAAAAGTTCCAAAAGAAATCGTATCGCCTTTCTTTACTTGGAGTGATTACGATAGTTGCTATAGCAGGTGGATTCTTATTAAATGCAAGGATAACTGAGGGAGATGAAAGACCGGAAGAAAAGATTGTAGAAAAAAAGCAATCTAAAGCGGCTTTTGAGAAAGCGATAGAAACAGTATTAGGTACACCGGAGAATGCAAGTAGAGAATGGGGGATGTCAATAAAGTCATATAAAAGGAATACAGATTTTTTATATTTAGCAGAAAAGAATTTTACAAAAGAAGAATTTGATGAGTATGTTCAATTCTTTAAGGAAGCACAAGAAATTCGTAAAAAAGCAATGGTTAAGAAAAATGTGCCTGAGAATTATGATGGAGATACAAAGGAATTTAAACCTGAACGCTTGAAGAAAGTTGATCAAGAAAGACTAGCTACTATTGAGAAGAAATTAAAACCGCTTGGAGATAAGCTGGAGAAGTCTTTAACATATACTATAGAAGAAGCGAAAAATCATGTACCATTTCAAATTAAGCAGCCGACTTATATAACTGAAGGTTATGAGTTAAAGAGAGAATGGGCTGACTCATATTTTGGAAGAGATGTAGAATTAGTTATTAAATCAGAATATACAAAAGGGAAATATGGTTTTACAATTTATCAGTCAAGGATGTATGCAGGTGGTAATAAGGATCCACTACACTATATGATGCCTGGAGAAGATAATCTAGAAAGTTATAGTTTAGACGGGAAAGGAATGGTCTATAATAAATCTTCTCATGGAGAGGGTAAGTTAAGGGGCCTCAAAATGTTTGTACCCAAACAAGGCAAGAATAGTGAGTATCAAATTGTCATAGTGAATGATATTTTTACAAGAGATACAAAGATATACGAAGAGATAATCGATGATGAGCTAACTAAGAAAGAGATGGAGAAAATATTACTTTCTATGTCAAAATAA
- a CDS encoding BlaI/MecI/CopY family transcriptional regulator, translating into MTNQLPKISEAELEIMKVLWSNSPQTANEIIEELEDAMDWKPKTIRTLINRLVQKEAVSYHQDKGRMYAYYPLVSQDNYLQVETKSLLKRFCGAAFKPLLVNFLKEEKLSSEDINELKRILDEKTEENKRKDR; encoded by the coding sequence ATGACAAATCAGTTACCTAAAATATCTGAAGCGGAATTAGAAATTATGAAAGTACTTTGGTCGAACTCTCCACAAACAGCGAATGAAATTATAGAAGAACTGGAAGATGCAATGGACTGGAAACCGAAAACAATCCGTACATTAATTAATCGGTTAGTACAAAAGGAAGCTGTTTCTTACCATCAAGATAAAGGGCGTATGTACGCGTATTATCCGTTAGTATCACAAGATAATTATTTGCAAGTTGAAACGAAATCTTTACTAAAGCGTTTTTGCGGCGCGGCGTTTAAGCCATTACTTGTTAATTTCTTAAAAGAGGAAAAATTATCTTCAGAAGATATTAATGAACTAAAACGTATTTTAGATGAGAAGACAGAGGAGAATAAGAGGAAGGATCGATAA
- a CDS encoding TetR/AcrR family transcriptional regulator — protein MAIDRKRSIIEAATKSFSAFGYKATTMDQVAKLANVGKGTIYTFFKNKEELFGEIISNLITEMRQVAKDAIRSDISFFENVHRALYSILEFRKEHQLMIKLIQEERDMGTKEVQEVMQQVDVEIVSVIQSYLEIAIEKGEISKCDPEITAFIMLRLYVSLIFDWEKNHEPLEKEKIAELFELYLLKGLSN, from the coding sequence GTGGCGATAGATCGAAAACGTTCTATTATTGAAGCTGCAACAAAGTCTTTTTCAGCATTCGGTTATAAGGCGACGACGATGGATCAAGTTGCGAAGTTAGCGAATGTAGGAAAAGGAACAATTTATACTTTTTTCAAAAATAAAGAAGAACTATTTGGCGAAATTATTTCTAATTTAATTACAGAAATGAGGCAAGTTGCAAAAGATGCAATTCGTTCAGATATTTCATTTTTTGAAAATGTACATAGAGCATTATATAGCATCTTAGAATTTAGAAAAGAACATCAGCTCATGATTAAATTAATTCAAGAAGAGCGCGATATGGGGACGAAAGAAGTACAAGAAGTGATGCAACAAGTAGATGTGGAAATTGTTTCTGTCATTCAATCTTATTTAGAGATTGCAATTGAAAAAGGTGAAATTAGCAAATGTGATCCAGAAATTACAGCATTTATTATGCTACGCCTATACGTATCGCTTATTTTTGATTGGGAAAAAAATCATGAACCGCTAGAAAAAGAAAAAATCGCAGAATTATTTGAACTTTATTTATTAAAAGGATTGTCAAACTAA